One genomic segment of [Phormidium] sp. ETS-05 includes these proteins:
- a CDS encoding HAD-IA family hydrolase, with amino-acid sequence MLKNIDLGEITPENQPKVIFFDAVGTLFGVRGGVGEVYAEQAKQFGVDIEPELLEKCFIDSFRAAPEAAFPHATPDQLAQLEFDWWEAIARQTFHQANVLHHFPHWGDFFTQLYHHFATAAPWDLYPDVYPQLQRLQRLHIQLGVLSNFDSRLYSVLKALKLDHFFSSVTISTAVGAAKPDPHIFTVALAKHQCPPHQAWHVGDSHKEDYLGAAAAGLRPILVQR; translated from the coding sequence ATGCTAAAAAATATTGATTTGGGAGAAATTACCCCAGAAAATCAGCCAAAAGTCATCTTTTTTGATGCCGTAGGTACTTTATTTGGCGTCCGAGGCGGCGTGGGGGAAGTTTACGCCGAACAAGCAAAGCAGTTTGGTGTAGATATCGAGCCAGAACTGCTAGAAAAATGTTTTATTGACAGCTTTCGGGCCGCTCCCGAAGCCGCTTTTCCCCACGCCACACCGGACCAGCTTGCCCAGTTGGAGTTTGACTGGTGGGAGGCGATCGCCCGCCAAACCTTCCATCAAGCCAACGTCCTCCACCACTTCCCCCACTGGGGCGACTTCTTCACCCAACTTTATCACCACTTCGCCACCGCCGCCCCCTGGGACCTCTACCCGGACGTATATCCCCAACTGCAACGCCTCCAACGCCTCCATATCCAGCTCGGCGTCTTATCCAACTTTGACTCTCGGCTTTACTCCGTCTTAAAAGCATTAAAACTAGACCACTTTTTCTCCTCCGTCACCATCTCCACCGCCGTTGGCGCCGCCAAACCGGACCCCCACATCTTCACCGTGGCTCTCGCCAAACACCAATGTCCCCCCCACCAAGCATGGCACGTAGGGGACAGCCACAAAGAAGACTACCTCGGCGCCGCCGCCGCCGGTTTGCGCCCCATCCTAGTCCAGCGATGA